A window from Streptomyces sp. NBC_00335 encodes these proteins:
- a CDS encoding molybdenum cofactor biosynthesis protein MoaE has protein sequence MAPHFDHPGEHAAPDPIRLLEIRETPLSIDEVFQAVGDDAAGGTTLFVGTVRDHDSGADVDALGYSCHPSAEAEMRRVAERVVEKYPVRALAAVHRIGDLAVGDLAVVVAVSCPHRGEAFEAARMLIDDLKHEVPIWKHQTFADGTEEWVGAC, from the coding sequence ATGGCACCGCACTTCGATCACCCCGGCGAGCACGCCGCTCCGGACCCGATCCGGCTGCTCGAAATCCGTGAGACCCCGCTTTCGATCGACGAGGTCTTCCAGGCCGTCGGCGACGACGCGGCGGGCGGCACGACGCTCTTCGTCGGCACGGTGCGCGACCACGACAGCGGGGCGGACGTCGACGCGCTCGGCTACTCCTGCCACCCGTCGGCCGAGGCGGAGATGCGCCGCGTCGCCGAGCGCGTCGTGGAGAAGTACCCGGTCCGCGCCCTCGCCGCCGTCCACCGCATCGGTGACCTGGCCGTCGGCGACCTCGCGGTGGTCGTCGCCGTGTCCTGCCCGCACCGCGGCGAAGCCTTCGAAGCCGCCCGGATGCTGATCGACGACCTCAAGCACGAGGTCCCGATCTGGAAGCACCAGACTTTCGCGGACGGTACGGAGGAGTGGGTCGGCGCCTGCTGA
- a CDS encoding AIM24 family protein has translation MQSSLFAHAEAQSQERYAVQNPQLLRVSLSGSDDVLARKGAMVAYQGIIDFDGEYQSTTQRNARARTGEGLDLMRCSGQGTVYLANLAQYVHVVDVDQEGLTVDSSYVLALDSTLHTEAIAVDSQYGISGSGKYQLNITGRGKVALMTSGQPLMLQVTPDKYVNADADAIVAWSTSLRVQMQAQTHSTGVWRRRGNTGEGWELSFLGTGFALVQPSEALPPQNAQIGQGAAAQFGLGQHGAHAQNQNNAWN, from the coding sequence ATGCAGAGCTCACTTTTCGCCCACGCAGAGGCGCAGTCCCAGGAGCGGTACGCCGTCCAGAACCCGCAGCTGCTGCGGGTCTCCCTGAGCGGCTCCGACGACGTCCTGGCCCGCAAGGGCGCGATGGTCGCCTACCAGGGGATCATCGACTTCGACGGCGAGTACCAGAGCACCACCCAGCGCAACGCCCGCGCCCGCACCGGCGAGGGCCTCGACCTGATGCGCTGCTCCGGTCAGGGCACGGTCTACCTCGCCAACCTGGCGCAGTACGTCCACGTCGTGGACGTGGACCAGGAAGGCCTCACGGTCGACAGCAGCTACGTGCTGGCCCTGGACTCCACCCTGCACACCGAGGCCATCGCGGTGGACAGCCAGTACGGGATCTCCGGCTCCGGCAAGTACCAGCTCAACATCACCGGCCGCGGCAAGGTCGCGCTGATGACCTCCGGCCAGCCGCTGATGCTGCAGGTCACGCCCGACAAGTACGTCAACGCCGACGCGGACGCCATCGTCGCCTGGTCCACCTCGCTGCGCGTGCAGATGCAGGCCCAGACGCACTCCACCGGCGTCTGGCGGCGGCGCGGCAACACCGGCGAGGGCTGGGAGCTGAGCTTCCTCGGCACCGGCTTCGCCCTGGTCCAGCCCAGCGAGGCGCTCCCGCCGCAGAACGCCCAGATCGGGCAGGGTGCGGCCGCGCAGTTCGGCCTGGGCCAGCACGGCGCCCACGCGCAGAACCAGAACAACGCCTGGAACTGA
- a CDS encoding SDR family oxidoreductase, giving the protein MSSPDPHALDEQGPEDRPEHGGDAHGVRRTRNPGGSARRGPVIAVTGAASGVGAALVTRLAASDEVKQVVAIDERRGDSTDAVWHLLDVRDPAIAEKLRGADVVVHLALDLDLETDPAARTAYNVRGTQTVLTAAAAAGVHRVVLCTSAMVYGALPDNDIPLSEDAELRATAEATGVGDLLEIERLGRRAPRAHPGLNVTVVRPAVLVGGTDTALTRYFESPRLLVVAGSRPTWQFCHVEDLVSALEYAALEKVEGELAVGCEGWLEQEEVEELSGIRRMELPSAVALGAAARLHRIGLTPSPAGDLAYTMHPWVVSVSRLHAAGWRPRWTNEEVLAELLQEVAGRHTVAGRRLGRKDATAAGAAGATVALLGAAAAIRAARRRRGI; this is encoded by the coding sequence GTGAGTTCCCCAGATCCGCACGCTTTGGACGAACAGGGCCCGGAAGACCGCCCTGAGCACGGCGGGGACGCCCACGGCGTTCGCCGGACGCGAAACCCGGGCGGCTCCGCGCGCCGAGGCCCCGTGATCGCCGTGACCGGCGCCGCCTCGGGGGTCGGAGCGGCCCTGGTGACCAGGCTGGCCGCGTCCGACGAGGTCAAGCAGGTCGTCGCGATCGACGAGCGGCGCGGGGACAGCACCGACGCGGTGTGGCACCTCCTGGACGTACGGGACCCCGCGATCGCGGAGAAACTGCGCGGCGCGGACGTCGTGGTGCACCTCGCCCTCGACCTCGATCTGGAGACGGACCCGGCAGCCCGTACGGCGTACAACGTGCGGGGGACCCAGACCGTGCTCACCGCCGCCGCGGCGGCCGGAGTGCACCGGGTCGTGCTCTGCACGTCCGCGATGGTCTACGGGGCCCTGCCGGACAACGACATCCCGCTCTCGGAGGACGCCGAGCTGCGCGCCACCGCCGAGGCGACCGGCGTCGGCGACCTGCTGGAGATCGAGCGGCTGGGGCGCCGGGCGCCGCGCGCGCACCCCGGCCTGAACGTCACCGTCGTCCGCCCGGCGGTACTGGTCGGCGGTACGGACACCGCGCTGACCCGCTACTTCGAGTCCCCGCGCCTGCTGGTGGTGGCCGGCTCCCGCCCGACCTGGCAGTTCTGCCACGTCGAGGACCTGGTCAGCGCGCTGGAGTACGCGGCCCTGGAGAAGGTCGAGGGAGAGCTGGCGGTCGGCTGCGAGGGCTGGCTGGAGCAGGAGGAGGTCGAGGAGCTGAGCGGGATCCGCCGCATGGAGCTCCCGTCGGCCGTGGCCCTGGGCGCGGCGGCCCGGCTGCACCGGATCGGCCTCACCCCGTCCCCGGCCGGGGACCTCGCGTACACGATGCACCCGTGGGTGGTCAGCGTCAGCAGGCTGCACGCGGCGGGGTGGCGGCCGCGCTGGACCAACGAGGAGGTGCTGGCGGAGCTCCTCCAAGAGGTCGCCGGGCGGCACACCGTCGCGGGGCGCAGGCTGGGACGCAAGGACGCCACGGCCGCCGGCGCCGCGGGGGCGACGGTCGCGCTGCTGGGCGCCGCCGCCGCGATCCGCGCCGCCCGCCGGCGCCGGGGCATCTGA
- a CDS encoding YlbL family protein encodes MPRRTATMLASTLMLFALLCAGVFMKAPYSEMSPGPTVNTLGDSHGEAVLNISGRKTYPTDGHLNMTTVRVTGADYDMNLLEAVYGWAAGDNIVVPHENLYPDGKTEQESTQENAEEFSQSQESAKVAALKQLGIPVSARVIVASVVKDSPSEGKLHAGDVIKAVDGTPVKAPEDVAKLVTKHKPGEPVEFTIVPAPEAAEAEKAHREPTGTTKVTIIAGKAEDDGHAIVGIRAGTDHTFPFTIDIKLADVGGPSAGLMFALGIVDKLTPENLTGGKFIAGTGTIDDAGKVGPIGGIQMKTIGARQAGAQYFLTPAENCASAAADVPDGLTLVKVSTIDDAVKALEKISKGDTAGLTQCSAKP; translated from the coding sequence ATGCCACGCCGCACTGCGACGATGCTCGCCTCCACCCTCATGCTGTTCGCGCTGCTCTGCGCGGGAGTGTTCATGAAGGCCCCGTACTCCGAGATGAGCCCGGGCCCGACCGTGAACACGCTCGGGGACTCGCACGGCGAGGCCGTCCTGAACATCTCGGGGCGCAAGACGTACCCGACCGACGGGCACCTGAACATGACGACGGTCCGCGTCACCGGCGCGGACTACGACATGAACCTGCTGGAGGCCGTGTACGGCTGGGCCGCGGGGGACAACATCGTGGTGCCGCACGAGAACCTGTATCCGGACGGCAAGACGGAGCAGGAGTCCACGCAGGAGAACGCCGAGGAGTTCAGCCAGTCGCAGGAGAGCGCCAAGGTGGCCGCCCTCAAGCAGCTCGGCATCCCGGTCTCCGCCCGCGTGATCGTCGCCTCCGTGGTCAAGGACAGCCCCTCCGAGGGCAAGCTGCACGCCGGGGACGTCATCAAGGCCGTGGACGGCACCCCCGTCAAGGCTCCCGAGGACGTGGCCAAGCTGGTCACCAAGCACAAGCCCGGCGAGCCGGTCGAGTTCACCATCGTGCCCGCCCCCGAGGCCGCCGAGGCCGAGAAGGCGCACCGCGAGCCCACCGGCACGACGAAGGTCACGATCATCGCGGGCAAGGCGGAGGACGACGGTCACGCGATCGTCGGCATCCGGGCCGGCACCGACCACACCTTCCCGTTCACCATCGACATCAAGCTCGCCGACGTCGGGGGTCCCAGTGCCGGTCTGATGTTCGCGCTCGGCATCGTCGACAAGCTGACCCCGGAGAACCTGACCGGCGGCAAGTTCATCGCCGGCACCGGCACCATCGACGACGCGGGCAAGGTCGGCCCGATCGGCGGCATCCAGATGAAGACCATCGGCGCCCGCCAGGCCGGCGCCCAGTACTTCCTGACGCCCGCCGAGAACTGCGCCTCCGCCGCGGCCGACGTGCCCGACGGGCTGACCCTGGTCAAGGTCTCCACCATCGACGACGCCGTGAAGGCGCTGGAGAAGATCAGCAAGGGGGACACGGCCGGGCTGACGCAGTGCAGCGCCAAGCCCTGA
- a CDS encoding zinc-dependent metalloprotease, giving the protein MSDTPFGFGLPPEEPDNGDEGKKKGNQGGQSGPNPFGFGTGLPGGSGAPGDADNPFAAMFGSMNPNDLGAAFQQLGQMLSYEGGPVNWDMAKDIARQTVAQGTADGVKDASVGLAEKSAVEEAVRLADHWLDDVTSLPSGAATAVAWSRAEWVEATLPVWKELVDPVAERVGAAMGGVLPEEMQAMAGPLLGMMRSMGGAMFGQQIGQAVGTLAGEVVGSTDVGLPLGPAGKAALLPLNIESFGKDLGVSSDEVRLYLALREAAHARLFAHVPWLRSHLFGAVEGYARGIKVDTSKLEDVVGQLDPSNPEQLQEALQGGMFQPQDTPEQKAALARLETALALVEGWVDAVVHEAAKPRLTSADAMRETMRRRRASGGPAEQTFATLIGLELRPRRLRDASRLWASLTDARGVDGRDGLWEHPDMLPTASDLDDPDGFVHREQLDFSEIDKMLGEAAQKREQDGDDKK; this is encoded by the coding sequence GTGAGCGACACCCCATTCGGATTCGGCCTTCCGCCCGAGGAGCCGGACAACGGCGACGAGGGCAAGAAGAAGGGCAACCAGGGCGGTCAGAGCGGCCCGAATCCGTTCGGGTTCGGCACGGGCCTGCCCGGCGGCTCCGGCGCCCCGGGGGACGCCGACAACCCCTTCGCCGCGATGTTCGGTTCCATGAACCCGAACGACCTCGGCGCCGCCTTCCAGCAGCTCGGCCAGATGCTGAGCTACGAGGGCGGCCCGGTCAACTGGGACATGGCCAAGGACATCGCCCGCCAGACCGTGGCCCAGGGCACCGCGGACGGGGTCAAGGACGCCAGCGTCGGCCTCGCCGAGAAGTCGGCGGTCGAGGAGGCCGTGCGCCTCGCCGACCACTGGCTCGACGACGTCACCTCGCTGCCGTCGGGCGCCGCCACCGCCGTGGCGTGGAGCCGCGCCGAATGGGTCGAGGCGACCCTGCCGGTGTGGAAGGAGCTCGTGGACCCGGTCGCCGAGCGCGTCGGCGCGGCCATGGGCGGCGTCCTGCCCGAGGAGATGCAGGCCATGGCGGGCCCGCTGCTCGGCATGATGCGCTCCATGGGCGGGGCCATGTTCGGCCAGCAGATCGGCCAGGCCGTGGGCACCCTCGCGGGCGAGGTCGTGGGCTCGACCGACGTCGGGCTCCCGCTGGGCCCGGCCGGCAAGGCCGCCCTGCTGCCGCTGAACATCGAGAGCTTCGGCAAGGACCTGGGCGTCTCCTCCGACGAGGTGCGGCTGTACCTGGCGCTGCGCGAGGCCGCGCACGCGCGGCTCTTCGCGCACGTGCCGTGGCTGCGCTCGCATCTCTTCGGCGCGGTCGAGGGGTACGCGCGGGGCATCAAGGTGGACACCTCGAAGCTGGAGGACGTGGTCGGCCAGCTCGACCCGTCGAACCCGGAGCAGCTTCAGGAAGCCCTTCAGGGCGGCATGTTCCAGCCGCAGGACACCCCCGAGCAGAAGGCTGCCCTGGCCCGTCTGGAGACGGCGCTCGCGCTGGTCGAGGGCTGGGTGGACGCGGTCGTGCACGAGGCCGCCAAGCCCCGGCTGACCTCGGCGGACGCCATGCGCGAGACCATGCGCAGGCGGCGCGCCTCGGGCGGCCCGGCGGAGCAGACCTTCGCCACGCTGATCGGGCTGGAGCTGCGGCCGCGCCGGCTGCGCGACGCCTCGCGGCTGTGGGCCTCGCTCACCGACGCGCGCGGGGTGGACGGGCGCGACGGGCTGTGGGAGCACCCGGACATGCTGCCGACCGCTTCCGACCTGGACGACCCGGACGGGTTCGTGCACCGCGAGCAGCTGGACTTCTCCGAGATCGACAAGATGCTGGGCGAGGCCGCCCAGAAGCGCGAGCAGGACGGCGACGACAAGAAGTGA
- a CDS encoding PPA1309 family protein: MLPMSNLSPSPGTPMAASPLTRAVLEIDEYASTLGWDKPARLFALVDTAKLRKEAPGVARQLGLDQDDTGKNQLTPIEQDEVPAGTPLDKFLGTIAWPASILGCALTVERLMLPPSAESSVPEGLTDKQLTKWVATHPERQEVRLTVGVLRDGSRESAVRLRDKDSANEVLTGATLVPGLAEALAATFLD; encoded by the coding sequence ATGTTGCCCATGTCCAACCTTTCGCCGTCCCCCGGCACCCCTATGGCGGCAAGCCCGCTGACCCGTGCCGTCCTCGAAATCGACGAGTACGCCTCCACCCTCGGCTGGGACAAGCCCGCCCGGCTCTTCGCCCTGGTCGACACGGCCAAGCTGCGCAAGGAGGCGCCGGGCGTCGCCCGCCAGCTCGGCCTCGACCAGGACGACACGGGCAAGAACCAGCTCACCCCGATCGAGCAGGACGAGGTGCCGGCCGGAACCCCGCTGGACAAGTTCCTGGGAACGATCGCATGGCCCGCCTCGATCCTCGGCTGCGCGCTGACCGTGGAGCGGTTGATGCTGCCGCCGTCCGCCGAGTCCTCCGTACCGGAGGGGCTCACCGACAAGCAGCTCACCAAGTGGGTCGCCACCCACCCGGAGCGCCAGGAGGTGCGTCTGACCGTGGGCGTCCTGCGCGACGGCTCGCGGGAGTCGGCCGTACGGCTGCGGGACAAGGACTCGGCGAACGAGGTGCTGACCGGCGCGACGCTGGTGCCTGGGCTGGCCGAGGCGCTGGCCGCGACCTTCCTCGACTAG
- a CDS encoding UPF0182 family membrane protein, which translates to MRTLAFQMPDRGGGPSGPRMRVGRPSRRARTLLMTLGVLAVLAMAFIMFAGFWTDWLWFRSVNYSTVFTKTLWTKVGLFAVFGLLMAGAVGLNIWLAHRLRPPLSAMSMEQQSLDRYRMTVAPYRKWLLLGISALVGLIAGASAAGQWKTWLMYVNGVPFGTKDPQFNLDVSFYTFDLPWYRFLLGFGFAAVVLSVIAAAVVHYLYGGLRVTSPGARATAAATGHLSVLLGLFVTLKAVAYWLDRYGLAVKSSDFKAADNWTGLRYVDANAYLPAKTILVAIAAICAVLFFATLWRRTWQLPVIGFGLMVLSAILIGGLYPAIVQKFQVQPNEQAKESPYVQKNIKATRDAYGVADASVTDYPGLPDPKADKKKLRQDANTTASIRLLDPNIVSPAFQQLQQNKGYYGFPATLAVDRYKGQDTVIGLREINLAGIPKNNWINDHFRYTHGYGVVAAKGTEVTANGEPLFTESGLPAQGNLGTYEQRIYYGEQTKQYSIVGGPQKELDYANDAGEKETTYQGDSGVSLGNPVNRAAYALAFSEPQILYSGAIDDKSKILYNRTPKARVEAVAPWLTIDGAVYPAVIDGRVQWIVDAYTTTNGYPYASRTQLGDTTADSLTNSQRAVVAQENQVNYIRNSVKATVDAYDGTVKLYQWDTKDPVLKTWMKAFPGTVKDKKSISPTLMEHLRYPQDLFKVQRELLTRYHVTDPQTFLSGSEVWAVPDDPTTKAGTAVPPYYLSMKMPGQKDPDQAFSLTTTLTPNGRDNLSAFMAVNADPTTADYGKIQLLKLPTQNPVDGPKLVQARFNSKPEIAQEINILSRGDSQVEYGNLLTVPLDKGMLYVEPVYVRGGGLKYPLLKKVLVTYGDQTAFEDTLEKALNVVFGAESATTPPGDGTTTPPGDGTTTPPPASQDPTVKAALADAQKAVDDADKALKAGDWAAYGKAQSDLQAALKRAIEAEAKVTAPAPTG; encoded by the coding sequence GTGCGCACCTTGGCTTTCCAGATGCCGGACCGCGGCGGAGGCCCCTCCGGGCCACGGATGAGAGTCGGCCGCCCGTCCCGGCGCGCCCGGACTCTTCTGATGACCTTGGGCGTGCTGGCCGTCCTGGCCATGGCGTTCATCATGTTCGCCGGCTTCTGGACGGACTGGCTCTGGTTCCGCTCCGTCAACTACTCCACCGTCTTCACCAAGACCCTGTGGACCAAGGTCGGCCTCTTCGCCGTCTTCGGCCTCCTCATGGCCGGTGCGGTCGGGCTGAACATCTGGCTGGCCCACCGGCTGCGGCCGCCGCTCAGCGCGATGTCGATGGAGCAGCAGAGCCTCGACCGCTACCGGATGACGGTCGCGCCGTACCGCAAATGGCTGCTGCTCGGCATCTCCGCACTGGTCGGCCTGATCGCGGGCGCCTCGGCGGCGGGCCAGTGGAAGACCTGGCTGATGTACGTGAACGGGGTGCCCTTCGGCACGAAGGACCCCCAGTTCAACCTGGACGTGTCGTTCTACACCTTCGACCTGCCCTGGTACCGCTTCCTGCTCGGCTTCGGCTTCGCCGCCGTCGTGCTCTCGGTGATCGCCGCCGCCGTCGTGCACTACCTCTACGGGGGACTGCGCGTCACCAGCCCGGGTGCGCGGGCCACCGCCGCGGCGACCGGCCACCTGTCGGTGCTGCTCGGCCTCTTCGTCACGCTCAAGGCGGTCGCGTACTGGCTCGACCGGTACGGCCTCGCCGTGAAGTCCAGCGACTTCAAGGCCGCGGACAACTGGACCGGCCTGCGGTACGTCGACGCCAACGCCTACCTGCCCGCCAAGACGATCCTCGTCGCCATCGCCGCGATCTGCGCCGTGCTGTTCTTCGCGACGCTGTGGCGCCGCACCTGGCAGCTCCCGGTCATCGGCTTCGGCCTGATGGTGCTCTCGGCGATCCTGATCGGCGGGCTGTACCCGGCGATCGTGCAGAAGTTCCAGGTCCAGCCGAACGAGCAGGCCAAGGAATCCCCGTACGTCCAGAAGAACATCAAGGCGACGCGCGACGCCTACGGAGTCGCCGACGCCTCGGTCACGGACTACCCGGGCCTGCCGGACCCCAAGGCGGACAAGAAGAAGCTCCGCCAGGACGCGAACACCACGGCGAGCATCCGCCTGCTCGACCCGAACATCGTGTCCCCGGCCTTCCAGCAGCTCCAGCAGAACAAGGGCTACTACGGTTTCCCGGCCACGCTGGCGGTCGACCGGTACAAGGGCCAGGACACGGTCATCGGGCTCCGTGAGATCAACCTCGCGGGCATCCCGAAGAACAACTGGATCAACGACCACTTCCGTTACACCCACGGATACGGCGTGGTCGCGGCCAAGGGCACCGAGGTGACCGCGAACGGCGAGCCGCTGTTCACCGAGTCGGGCCTGCCCGCTCAGGGCAACCTCGGGACGTACGAGCAGCGGATCTACTACGGCGAGCAGACGAAGCAGTACTCGATCGTCGGCGGACCGCAGAAGGAGCTCGACTACGCCAACGACGCGGGCGAGAAGGAGACCACGTACCAGGGCGACAGCGGGGTGAGCCTGGGCAACCCGGTCAACCGCGCCGCGTACGCCCTGGCCTTCAGCGAGCCGCAGATCCTCTACTCCGGGGCCATCGACGACAAGTCGAAGATCCTCTACAACCGCACGCCCAAGGCGCGGGTCGAGGCGGTCGCCCCGTGGCTGACGATCGACGGAGCCGTGTACCCGGCGGTGATCGACGGCCGGGTCCAGTGGATCGTGGACGCCTACACCACCACCAACGGCTACCCGTACGCGTCCCGCACGCAGCTCGGGGACACCACGGCGGACTCGCTGACCAACTCCCAGCGCGCAGTGGTCGCGCAGGAGAACCAGGTCAACTACATCCGGAACTCGGTGAAGGCCACCGTCGACGCCTACGACGGCACGGTGAAGCTGTACCAGTGGGACACCAAGGACCCGGTCCTCAAGACGTGGATGAAGGCCTTCCCCGGCACGGTGAAGGACAAGAAGTCGATCTCGCCGACCCTGATGGAGCACCTGCGCTACCCGCAGGACCTCTTCAAGGTCCAGCGTGAGCTGCTGACCCGCTACCACGTCACGGACCCGCAGACCTTCCTCAGCGGCAGCGAGGTCTGGGCGGTGCCGGACGACCCGACCACCAAGGCGGGGACGGCCGTTCCGCCGTACTACCTCTCCATGAAGATGCCGGGCCAGAAGGATCCCGACCAGGCCTTCTCCCTCACCACGACGCTCACGCCGAACGGCAGGGACAACCTGAGCGCCTTCATGGCGGTCAACGCCGATCCCACCACCGCGGACTACGGCAAGATCCAGCTGCTGAAGCTGCCCACGCAGAACCCGGTGGACGGTCCGAAGCTCGTCCAGGCGAGATTCAACTCCAAGCCGGAGATCGCCCAGGAGATCAACATCCTGAGCCGCGGCGATTCCCAGGTGGAGTACGGCAACCTGCTCACGGTCCCGCTCGACAAGGGAATGCTCTACGTCGAGCCGGTGTACGTGCGCGGTGGCGGCCTCAAGTACCCGCTGCTGAAGAAGGTCCTGGTGACCTACGGGGACCAGACGGCCTTCGAGGACACGCTGGAGAAGGCGCTGAACGTGGTGTTCGGGGCCGAGTCGGCGACCACGCCGCCGGGCGACGGGACCACGACCCCGCCGGGCGACGGGACCACCACCCCGCCGCCGGCCAGCCAGGACCCGACGGTCAAGGCGGCCCTCGCGGACGCGCAGAAGGCGGTCGACGACGCCGACAAGGCGCTCAAGGCCGGCGACTGGGCGGCGTACGGAAAGGCCCAGAGCGATCTGCAGGCCGCCCTGAAGCGGGCGATCGAGGCAGAGGCGAAGGTGACGGCGCCCGCGCCCACCGGATAG
- a CDS encoding NUDIX hydrolase, whose protein sequence is MTLYEDTVLVLKSYEDQPELRDLYLEHLAAHPDGVYKPCQAGHVTGSALVIDPVRDRVLLTLHKKLGMWLQMGGHCEPGDTTIAGAAMREAVEESGIAEGLTLVPGGPVRLDRHPIPAPCNWHLDVQYAVLAPAGALEAISDESLDLRWFPYAQVAEVADTSVVRLLEAALARL, encoded by the coding sequence GTGACCCTGTACGAAGACACGGTGCTGGTCCTGAAGTCCTACGAGGACCAGCCCGAGCTGCGCGACCTGTACCTGGAGCACTTGGCCGCCCACCCGGACGGGGTCTACAAGCCCTGCCAGGCGGGGCACGTCACGGGCAGCGCCCTGGTGATCGACCCGGTGCGGGACCGCGTGCTGCTGACCCTGCACAAGAAGCTCGGCATGTGGCTCCAGATGGGCGGCCACTGCGAGCCCGGTGACACGACCATCGCCGGGGCCGCGATGCGCGAGGCCGTGGAGGAGTCGGGCATCGCCGAGGGGCTGACCCTGGTGCCCGGCGGCCCGGTGCGCCTGGACCGGCATCCGATCCCGGCTCCGTGCAACTGGCACCTGGACGTGCAGTACGCGGTGCTGGCGCCCGCCGGTGCCCTCGAAGCGATCAGCGACGAGTCGCTGGACCTGCGCTGGTTCCCGTACGCCCAGGTGGCGGAGGTGGCCGACACCTCGGTGGTGCGGCTGCTGGAGGCGGCCCTGGCGCGGCTCTGA